In Gossypium arboreum isolate Shixiya-1 chromosome 6, ASM2569848v2, whole genome shotgun sequence, the following are encoded in one genomic region:
- the LOC108484014 gene encoding transport inhibitor response 1-like protein — translation MAEQMSDDDERQQSPPSDLDFTSNKARTCIVTGSVSGHTEFQSLYPDQVLENVLENVLHFLTSRRDRNSASLVCKSWYRVEALTRSELFIGNCYAVSPARATARFTRVRALHLKGRPRFADFNLMPPDWGAHFNPWVLAFAKACPWLEKVYLKRMSVTDDDLATLAESFLGFKELVLVCCDGFGTSGLAIFVSKCRQLKVLDLIESEVSDDETDWISCFPEGESHLESLIFDCVECPINFEALERLVARSPSLKKLRLNRYVSIGQLYRLLVQAPQLTHLGTGSFSPSEVAGQGDQEPDYVTAFAACKSLVCLSGFREIIPDYLPAIYPICANLTSLNFSYANITAEQLKPIISNCHKLQVFWVLDSICDEGLQAVAATCKELRELRVFPVDAREDSDGPVSEVGFQAISEGCRKLQSILYFCQRMTNAAVIAMSRNCPDLVVFRLCIMGRHRPDHVTGEPMDDGFGAIVMNCKKLTRLAVSGLLTDKAFDYIGRYGKLVRTLSVAFAGDSDMALKYVLEGCPQLQKLEIRDSPFGDAALCSGLHHYYNMRFLWMSSCRLTHQGCQQIARAMPRLVVEVIRSADEEEVDDCVQTLYMYRSLEGPRNDAPKFVTIL, via the exons ATGGCGGAGCAAATGTCTGATGATGACGAAAGGCAGCAATCTCCGCCGTCAGATCTTGATTTCACTTCCAACAAGGCACGGACTTGTATCGTCACCGGGTCGGTTTCGGGTCATACCGAGTTTCAGTCACTGTACCCGGATCAGGTTCTGGAGAACGTGTTGGAAAACGTGCTTCACTTCCTTACGTCGAGGCGGGACCGGAACTCTGCCTCATTGGTGTGTAAGTCGTGGTATCGGGTTGAGGCGCTTACCCGATCCGAGCTGTTCATTGGGAACTGCTATGCGGTTTCGCCGGCTAGGGCTACCGCTCGGTTCACTAGAGTGAGAGCTCTTCATCTGAAAGGAAGGCCCAGGTTCGCGGATTTTAACCTTATGCCACCCGATTGGGGTGCCCATTTCAATCCTTGGGTCCTGGCTTTTGCTAAGGCTTGCCCTTGGTTGGAGAAAGTTTATCTAAAGCGTATGTCCGTGACGGATGATGATCTAGCAACTTTGGCTGAATCGTTTTTAGGGTTTAAGGAGCTTGTTCTTGTTTGCTGTGATGGGTTTGGAACTAGTGGCCTCGCCATTTTTGTTAGCAAGTGCAG ACAGCTTAAGGTGCTTGATCTGATTGAATCCGAGGTTTCTGATGATGAGACGGATTGGATATCGTGTTTTCCTGAGGGTGAATCACATCTCGAGTCATTGATATTTGATTGTGTAGAATGCCCTATAAATTTTGAGGCATTAGAAAGGTTGGTGGCAAGGTCTCCTTCACTTAAGAAGCTTAGGCTAAATCGATATGTTTCAATTGGGCAGTTATACCGTCTTTTGGTTCAAGCTCCGCAGCTCACGCATCTTGGGACAGGGTCCTTTAGCCCATCAGAGGTTGCAGGGCAAGGTGATCAAGAACCAGATTATGTAACCGCATTTGCTGCCTGCAAATCCTTAGTTTGTCTCTCTGGGTTCAGGGAAATAATTCCGGATTATCTGCCTGCAATTTACCCTATTTGTGCGAATCTAACATCTTTGAATTTCAGCTACGCCAACATTACTGCCGAACAGCTTAAGCCAATTATAAGCAACTGCCACAAGCTTCAGGTTTTCTGG GTCCTTGATTCAATATGCGATGAAGGACTTCAAGCAGTGGCTGCAACATGTAAGGAATTGCGTGAGCTTCGGGTTTTCCCTGTTGATGCTCGTGAGGATAGTGATGGTCCTGTTTCTGAAGTAGGCTTCCAAGCTATTTCTGAGGGTTGTCGGAAATTgcaatctattctttatttctgCCAGAGGATGACTAATGCAGCTGTAATAGCAATGTCCAGAAACTGTCCAGATTTAGTTGTTTTCCGGCTATGCATAATGGGTCGCCACAGGCCTGATCATGTGACGGGGGAACCTATGGATGATGGTTTTGGAGCCATTGTTATGAACTGTAAGAAGCTCACTCGTCTTGCTGTTTCTGGTTTACTGACAGATAAAGCTTTTGACTATATTGGACGATATGGGAAACTGGTACGCACATTATCAGTGGCTTTTGCTGGAGATAGTGACATGGCGCTTAAATATGTACTCGAGGGCTGTCCACAATTGCAAAAGCTCGAAATTAGAGATAGTCCATTTGGAGATGCTGCTCTTTGTTCTGGTTTGCATCACTACTACAACATGAGGTTTCTTTGGATGTCTTCATGTAGACTAACTCACCAAGGTTGCCAACAGATTGCTCGTGCTATGCCTCGCCTAGTGGTTGAAGTGATTAGATCTGCTGATGAAGAAGAGGTGGATGACTGTGTTCAAACATTATACATGTATAGATCTCTTGAAGGGCCAAGAAATGATGCTCCAAAATTCGTTACCATCTTGTAG